Proteins encoded in a region of the Stieleria neptunia genome:
- a CDS encoding esterase/lipase family protein has product MLFEPTSAPFGRPRSESDADATTRHAATCGAAPVPGTWEFEPAGAGVAASVVLKRGRQLVGLLLLLCLSSGCSTARYLTARSVRDNPLAAQLRLMTRQGPQISERTWNTLRRYGLRDGYDQDAHVCLRKIQTTLRDNRDPELIHALAELSYVEGKKAEAKGDQSDALGYFGVALTNSYDYLFDEDLSETRNQYDPQFRATCDLYNESLEDTLRLLCEEHHIKPGQTYRVKTPDREFVIQTQLRGNWKPDEFDHYEFVSDYEIATLRSKHTTFGLGVPMIAVRKSDEHADPREKYYPDGLSYSVTAMMRCAKPEHGEYGDANTCVLEFFDPLSANQVKLADHWVPLETDLTTPLAFFLDTPRFREQNQETEGLLNPADAAKNRGLYMLEPYDPNRIPVLMVHGLWSSPRTWMDMFNDLRSFPEIRQRYQFWFYLYPSGQPFWLSATQLRSDLHDLRQTFDPTHNDAPMDQMVLVGHSMGGLISRMQTIDSGDDFWRIVSDQPREKLRGEAEERNKLVSTLFFKSNQSVSRVITIGTPHRGSQFANELTRWLARKFIKLPKLNKTVGENLVKNNPDLFRDTELLTMANAIDSLAPDSPIFPVMQRAKYSPAVKYHNIIGVLQDPTLLQKKAGRGDGIVAYESAKMDDTESELIVDAEHTKIHMTGQAIFEVRRILLEHLREIDSADRVATMPHSGPKSPVGTTSVRKVGFEE; this is encoded by the coding sequence ATGTTGTTCGAACCCACTTCCGCTCCGTTTGGCCGACCGCGATCCGAATCCGATGCCGATGCGACCACGCGTCACGCTGCAACCTGCGGTGCTGCGCCGGTCCCTGGGACATGGGAATTCGAACCGGCGGGTGCAGGCGTGGCGGCGTCGGTGGTTTTGAAACGGGGCCGCCAGCTGGTGGGGCTGCTGCTGCTGCTGTGCCTATCCAGCGGCTGCTCGACCGCTCGGTACCTGACGGCTCGGTCGGTTCGCGACAATCCCTTGGCCGCCCAGCTGCGGCTGATGACCCGTCAAGGCCCCCAAATCAGCGAGCGGACGTGGAACACGCTGCGTCGCTACGGACTTCGCGACGGTTATGACCAAGACGCCCACGTTTGTCTGCGGAAAATCCAAACGACGCTGCGGGACAATCGTGACCCCGAGCTGATTCACGCACTCGCCGAATTGTCTTATGTCGAAGGCAAGAAAGCGGAAGCCAAGGGCGACCAGAGCGACGCGCTCGGCTACTTCGGCGTCGCGCTGACCAACAGCTACGACTACCTGTTCGACGAAGACCTGTCGGAAACGCGAAATCAATACGATCCGCAGTTTCGTGCGACGTGTGATTTGTACAACGAATCGCTGGAAGACACGCTTCGCCTGCTGTGCGAAGAGCATCACATCAAACCGGGCCAAACCTACCGGGTCAAAACCCCCGACCGCGAGTTCGTCATCCAGACTCAACTGCGCGGAAATTGGAAACCTGACGAATTTGATCACTATGAATTTGTCAGTGACTACGAGATCGCGACGCTGCGGAGCAAGCACACGACGTTCGGATTGGGCGTCCCGATGATCGCGGTTCGCAAGAGCGACGAACACGCCGATCCGCGCGAAAAATACTATCCCGACGGGCTCAGCTACAGCGTCACCGCGATGATGCGCTGCGCCAAACCAGAGCACGGCGAATACGGTGACGCCAACACCTGTGTCCTCGAGTTCTTTGACCCGCTGTCGGCCAACCAAGTCAAGCTGGCCGACCACTGGGTGCCGTTGGAAACCGATCTGACCACGCCGTTGGCATTCTTTCTCGACACGCCGCGATTCCGAGAACAAAACCAGGAAACCGAAGGTTTACTGAACCCCGCCGATGCCGCCAAAAACCGCGGCTTGTACATGCTGGAACCGTATGATCCCAACCGGATCCCGGTGCTGATGGTGCACGGTCTGTGGTCCAGCCCCCGAACATGGATGGACATGTTCAATGACCTGCGCAGTTTTCCAGAGATTCGCCAACGCTACCAGTTCTGGTTCTATCTGTATCCGTCCGGCCAGCCGTTTTGGTTGAGTGCGACGCAATTGCGCTCGGACCTTCACGATCTGCGCCAGACGTTTGATCCGACACACAACGATGCACCGATGGACCAGATGGTGTTGGTCGGCCACAGCATGGGCGGATTGATCAGCCGCATGCAGACGATCGATAGCGGTGATGATTTCTGGAGAATCGTCAGCGACCAACCGAGAGAAAAACTTCGTGGCGAAGCGGAAGAACGCAACAAGCTGGTCAGCACGTTGTTCTTCAAATCCAATCAATCGGTCAGCCGGGTGATCACCATCGGTACGCCCCACCGCGGCAGCCAGTTCGCCAATGAACTGACCCGCTGGTTGGCCCGGAAATTCATCAAGCTGCCGAAATTGAACAAGACCGTGGGGGAGAATCTGGTCAAAAACAATCCCGACCTGTTTCGTGATACCGAACTGTTGACCATGGCCAACGCGATCGATTCGCTGGCCCCCGATTCGCCGATCTTTCCCGTCATGCAGCGGGCCAAATACTCACCGGCGGTCAAGTACCACAACATCATCGGTGTCCTGCAAGACCCGACGCTGCTGCAAAAGAAAGCCGGCCGCGGCGATGGCATTGTCGCCTACGAAAGTGCCAAGATGGACGACACCGAAAGCGAACTGATCGTCGATGCCGAACACACCAAAATCCACATGACCGGTCAAGCGATCTTCGAAGTCCGACGTATCCTGCTCGAACATCTCCGCGAGATCGATTCAGCCGACCGCGTCGCGACGATGCCCCACAGCGGGCCCAAGTCGCCGGTTGGAACCACTTCGGTTCGAAAGGTCGGGTTTGAGGAATAG